The Flavobacterium marginilacus genome window below encodes:
- a CDS encoding WG repeat-containing protein produces the protein MKNQIKVLLLSAMVLSFQNSFSQKKKLGQKSKPKTETIKGDPQPDVMLVSDAPVMAEESPVSISEVRSDGNYGRYATEKINDETIWFYDKYNSNYKFGIKKRDQVLLPALFERKTYPAVSDNSSFPMGIGKNYGLYNVEKEIWEIPMIYYSLDHIGNDIFSARTKNGYYGVISRNNKVLIPFKWAEISSISGVENYFILQDKKTNLRGLYSLLNGKFVIPCEYQYIQTVDKSNYFKVDNEKGSNLVSIDNKPKFKKWYTQINSVSSSKNFIVKLNDKMGIIDENENIVLPIEYKDIKTYPYNDGSFLAVNKEGKYGCVLINGKISLPFEYDQINTSYSNNLKTTKNNKCGLIQVNSGTPYEIVTCEYDNINIENETFIVEKNGLFGMLDSFGKLIAPCEYESIDKVVSKNNNYSSNFVFIAKKDKKFVLLDKNAQQISAAAYSNISPVTFLNKNGSYYDESKFSYLMFQNNNKAGLLDMLGQQVMESNYEEIIGENNNLLLVKQKGKIGVYNLLTKTETIPCVYDQIVLDPNGNYGVKGKEIYSIDLNDNTKTVKL, from the coding sequence ATGAAAAATCAAATTAAAGTTTTACTGCTTTCAGCAATGGTTTTATCTTTTCAAAACAGCTTTTCGCAAAAGAAAAAGCTAGGACAGAAAAGCAAGCCTAAAACCGAAACGATAAAAGGTGATCCACAGCCTGATGTAATGCTCGTAAGCGATGCACCAGTCATGGCAGAGGAGTCGCCTGTGTCTATATCGGAAGTACGCTCAGATGGGAATTATGGACGTTACGCCACAGAAAAAATAAATGACGAAACAATTTGGTTTTATGATAAATACAATAGTAATTATAAATTTGGTATCAAAAAAAGAGACCAGGTGCTTCTGCCTGCTTTATTCGAAAGAAAAACATATCCAGCTGTAAGCGATAATAGTTCTTTTCCGATGGGAATTGGAAAAAATTATGGTCTTTATAATGTTGAAAAAGAAATTTGGGAAATCCCGATGATTTACTACTCTTTGGATCACATCGGAAATGATATTTTTTCGGCACGTACTAAGAACGGTTATTATGGAGTGATAAGCAGAAACAATAAAGTGTTAATTCCGTTCAAATGGGCTGAAATCAGCAGTATTTCTGGTGTAGAGAATTATTTTATTCTTCAGGATAAAAAAACAAATTTAAGAGGTCTATATAGTCTTTTGAACGGGAAATTTGTAATACCGTGTGAGTATCAGTATATTCAGACTGTTGATAAAAGCAATTATTTTAAAGTAGATAATGAAAAAGGATCTAATCTGGTTTCTATTGATAATAAACCAAAATTCAAAAAATGGTACACTCAGATAAACAGTGTTAGCAGCAGTAAAAATTTTATTGTAAAACTGAACGATAAAATGGGGATTATTGATGAAAATGAAAACATTGTTCTGCCAATAGAATACAAGGATATTAAAACTTATCCATACAATGACGGTTCATTTTTGGCTGTCAATAAAGAAGGTAAATACGGCTGTGTCTTAATTAACGGGAAAATTTCTCTGCCATTTGAATACGATCAGATTAATACCAGCTATTCTAATAATCTGAAAACGACAAAAAACAATAAATGTGGTCTGATACAGGTAAACAGCGGTACTCCGTATGAAATTGTTACCTGCGAATATGACAATATCAATATTGAAAACGAAACATTTATTGTAGAGAAAAACGGTCTTTTTGGGATGCTGGATTCTTTCGGGAAATTAATTGCTCCCTGTGAATATGAATCCATTGACAAGGTAGTGAGCAAGAATAACAACTATTCCAGTAATTTTGTGTTCATCGCAAAGAAAGACAAGAAATTTGTTTTACTGGACAAAAATGCACAGCAGATCTCCGCAGCTGCTTATTCTAATATTTCACCCGTTACTTTTTTGAATAAAAATGGTTCTTATTATGATGAATCAAAGTTTAGTTATTTAATGTTTCAAAACAATAATAAAGCAGGTCTGCTGGATATGCTGGGACAGCAGGTAATGGAGTCTAATTACGAAGAAATTATTGGGGAAAACAATAATCTTTTGCTTGTAAAACAAAAAGGTAAAATAGGAGTATATAATCTGCTTACCAAAACTGAAACAATTCCTTGTGTTTATGACCAGATTGTACTGGATCCAAACGGTAATTATGGAGTTAAAGGAAAAGAAATTTATTCAATAGATTTGAATGATAATACAAAAACAGTGAAACTGTAA
- the odhB gene encoding 2-oxoglutarate dehydrogenase complex dihydrolipoyllysine-residue succinyltransferase codes for MILEMKVPSPGESIKEVEIATWLVKDGDYVEKDQAIAEVDSDKATLELPAEMSGVITLKAEEGDTVAVGAIVCLIDTDGAKPAGSAPVAAPAAEAPKAAPVAPAPVAAAPAPAASYAAGTPSPAAKKILDEKNIAPATVSGTGKGGRITKDDAVNAVPSMGTPTGGNRGQDRTKLSMLRRKVAERLVAAKNETAMLTTFNEVNMTPINLIRNEYKDAFKAKHGGLGLGYMSFFTKAVTRALELYPDVNSMMDGDHKIAFDFADISIAVSGPKGLMVPVVRNAENLSFRGVEAEIKRLALRARDGQITVDDMTGGTFTITNGGVFGSMLSTPIINPPQSGILGMHNIIERPIAVNGKVEIHPMMYVALSYDHRIIDGRESVGFLVAVKEALENPLELLMGGNAKKALEL; via the coding sequence ATGATTTTAGAAATGAAAGTCCCATCACCAGGGGAATCAATCAAAGAAGTAGAAATTGCAACATGGTTAGTAAAAGACGGAGATTATGTAGAAAAAGACCAAGCTATTGCTGAGGTTGATTCTGATAAAGCAACGCTTGAACTGCCAGCTGAAATGAGCGGAGTTATCACGCTAAAAGCAGAAGAAGGTGACACAGTAGCAGTTGGGGCAATTGTTTGTCTTATTGATACTGATGGAGCAAAACCAGCAGGTTCTGCACCTGTAGCAGCTCCAGCAGCGGAAGCTCCAAAAGCAGCACCAGTGGCTCCGGCTCCAGTAGCGGCTGCGCCAGCGCCAGCAGCATCTTATGCAGCTGGAACGCCGTCTCCAGCAGCTAAAAAAATATTAGACGAAAAAAATATTGCTCCAGCAACAGTTTCAGGAACTGGTAAAGGCGGAAGAATAACTAAAGATGATGCTGTAAATGCAGTGCCGTCAATGGGAACTCCAACTGGAGGAAACCGTGGTCAGGATCGTACAAAATTATCAATGCTTCGTCGTAAAGTAGCTGAAAGATTAGTAGCTGCTAAAAACGAAACAGCAATGTTAACTACTTTCAACGAAGTTAACATGACGCCAATCAACTTGATCCGTAACGAATACAAAGATGCTTTCAAAGCAAAACATGGCGGACTTGGTTTAGGATATATGTCTTTCTTTACTAAAGCAGTTACAAGAGCTTTGGAATTATATCCAGATGTAAATTCTATGATGGACGGTGATCATAAAATCGCTTTCGATTTCGCTGATATTTCTATTGCAGTTTCAGGACCAAAAGGACTTATGGTTCCTGTAGTTCGTAATGCTGAAAACCTGAGTTTCCGTGGTGTTGAAGCTGAAATTAAAAGATTGGCTTTAAGAGCTCGTGATGGACAGATTACTGTTGACGATATGACAGGAGGGACTTTTACAATCACTAACGGCGGTGTTTTTGGTTCTATGCTGTCTACTCCAATTATCAACCCTCCTCAATCAGGAATCTTGGGAATGCACAACATTATCGAGCGTCCAATCGCCGTAAACGGTAAAGTAGAAATTCACCCAATGATGTACGTAGCACTTTCTTATGACCACAGAATCATCGACGGACGTGAGTCTGTAGGTTTCTTGGTTGCAGTAAAAGAAGCTTTGGAAAACCCATTAGAATTATTGATGGGCGGTAATGCTAAAAAGGCATTGGAATTGTAG
- a CDS encoding 2-oxoglutarate dehydrogenase E1 component has product MDRFSFLNAAHTEFFAQLYDQYLENPDSVEPSWRSFFQGFDFGMTTYNDENPVQRIVEYVETGADCSLVSDKLQKEFNVLKLIDGYRTRGHLFTKTNPVRDRRKSSPTLDIENFGLSAADLSTVFDAAQAIGVPPCSLQDIITRLQAIYCQHIGVEYMYIRNPGVVKWVQDKLGVNNNQPNFTAEEKKNILNKLNEAVSFENFLHTKYVGQKRFSLEGGESVIPALDALIEKAAEKGVEQFVMGMAHRGRLNVLANIFGKSTQDIFGEFDGKDYDQEYFDGDVKYHLGLTADKVTKSGKKININLAPNPSHLETVGAVIEGITRAKQDKYFADDFSKVLPIAVHGDAAIAGQGILYEIIQMSLLDGYKTGGTIHVVINNQVGFTTNYLDARSSTYCTDVAKVTLSPVLHVNADDAEAVVHAMSFALDYRMEFGRDVFIDLLGYRKYGHNEGDEPRFTQPVLYKIIAKHQNPRDIYAEKLLSERVIDANYVNTIEKEYKKDLEENLEASRKKDLTIITPFMQNEWKGFEQVSDDVMLKKVDTKVDRSTLDSIIKTVSTLPSDKKFINKISKIVTDRKTGYDNNTIDWGTAETLAYGSLLTEGFDVRISGQDVERGTFSHRHAVVKVEDSEEEVILLDHVENKKGNFHIYNSFLSEYGVLGYDYGYALANPNALTIWEAQFGDFSNGAQIMIDQYISCGEDKWNNQNGLVMLLPHGYEGQGAEHSSARMERYLQLCARHNMYVADCTTPANFFHLLRRQMKTNFRKPLVVFSPKSLLRDPRCVSPVEDFTSGEFQETIDDNTVNKKDVKTLVFCTGKFYYDITAERENNGRKDVAVVRIEQLFPFPADQIKEIIAKYPNADDYVWAQEEPKNMGAYSFMLMNFDLVKWRLASLKAYSAPASGSYTRSKRRHADAIRMVFDKNLFR; this is encoded by the coding sequence ATGGATAGGTTTTCATTTTTAAACGCAGCACATACAGAATTTTTTGCTCAATTATACGATCAATATTTAGAAAACCCGGATAGTGTAGAACCTAGCTGGAGAAGTTTCTTTCAAGGTTTTGACTTTGGAATGACTACTTATAATGATGAAAATCCGGTTCAGCGAATTGTTGAATATGTGGAAACAGGTGCTGACTGCAGTCTGGTTTCAGATAAACTGCAGAAAGAATTCAATGTTTTAAAGTTAATTGATGGATACCGCACACGTGGTCATTTATTCACAAAAACAAATCCGGTTCGTGACCGTAGAAAAAGTTCTCCGACTTTGGATATCGAAAATTTTGGTTTATCAGCTGCTGATTTATCAACTGTTTTTGATGCTGCACAGGCAATTGGTGTTCCGCCTTGCTCTTTACAAGATATTATAACACGTCTTCAGGCGATATACTGCCAGCATATTGGTGTTGAGTATATGTATATCCGTAATCCCGGTGTTGTAAAATGGGTTCAGGATAAATTAGGAGTTAATAATAACCAGCCAAATTTTACTGCTGAAGAGAAAAAGAATATATTAAACAAATTGAATGAAGCTGTTTCTTTTGAAAACTTCCTGCATACTAAATACGTAGGGCAAAAACGTTTCTCATTAGAAGGAGGAGAATCTGTAATTCCTGCTCTTGATGCTTTGATTGAAAAGGCCGCCGAAAAAGGAGTGGAGCAGTTCGTAATGGGAATGGCTCACCGTGGACGTTTGAATGTTTTGGCAAATATTTTTGGCAAATCGACTCAAGATATCTTCGGAGAATTTGACGGTAAAGATTACGATCAGGAATACTTTGACGGTGACGTAAAATACCATTTAGGACTTACTGCCGATAAAGTAACTAAATCAGGTAAAAAAATAAACATTAATTTAGCTCCAAATCCTTCGCATCTTGAAACAGTAGGTGCAGTAATCGAAGGAATTACAAGAGCAAAACAAGATAAATATTTTGCTGATGATTTTTCTAAAGTACTTCCAATTGCCGTTCACGGTGATGCTGCGATCGCAGGACAAGGTATCCTTTATGAAATCATTCAGATGTCATTGCTTGACGGATACAAAACAGGGGGAACGATCCACGTTGTAATCAACAACCAAGTTGGATTTACTACTAACTATTTGGATGCCCGTTCTTCGACTTATTGTACCGATGTTGCCAAAGTAACACTTTCGCCGGTATTGCACGTAAATGCTGATGATGCCGAGGCTGTTGTTCACGCAATGTCTTTTGCATTGGATTACAGAATGGAATTTGGACGTGACGTATTTATCGATTTGTTAGGATATAGAAAATACGGTCATAATGAAGGGGATGAACCTCGTTTTACGCAGCCGGTTTTATATAAAATCATTGCAAAACACCAAAATCCAAGAGATATTTATGCTGAAAAACTATTGTCAGAAAGAGTTATCGATGCTAACTATGTAAATACAATAGAAAAAGAGTACAAAAAGGATCTTGAAGAAAACTTAGAAGCTTCCCGTAAAAAAGATTTGACAATCATTACTCCGTTTATGCAGAATGAATGGAAAGGATTCGAGCAGGTTTCCGACGATGTGATGCTGAAAAAAGTAGATACAAAGGTTGACAGATCTACTTTGGATTCTATCATAAAAACAGTATCAACTTTACCATCTGATAAAAAATTCATTAACAAAATTTCAAAAATTGTTACCGATAGAAAGACTGGATACGACAACAATACGATCGATTGGGGTACTGCAGAAACATTGGCTTATGGTTCGTTATTGACTGAAGGTTTTGATGTACGTATTTCAGGGCAGGACGTAGAGCGTGGGACTTTCTCACATCGTCATGCGGTGGTAAAAGTTGAGGATTCTGAAGAAGAAGTAATTTTATTGGATCATGTCGAAAACAAGAAAGGAAACTTCCATATTTATAACTCGTTCTTGTCAGAATATGGCGTGTTAGGTTATGATTATGGATATGCTTTGGCCAACCCGAATGCTTTGACAATTTGGGAAGCACAATTTGGGGATTTCTCAAACGGTGCCCAAATTATGATTGACCAATATATTTCATGTGGTGAAGACAAATGGAATAACCAAAACGGATTGGTGATGTTGTTGCCTCACGGATACGAAGGACAAGGAGCTGAGCACTCATCTGCACGTATGGAGCGTTACTTGCAACTTTGTGCACGTCACAATATGTATGTTGCCGATTGTACAACTCCTGCGAACTTCTTCCACTTGTTGAGAAGACAAATGAAAACTAATTTCCGTAAACCGCTAGTGGTTTTCTCACCTAAGAGTTTGTTGCGTGATCCAAGATGTGTATCTCCAGTTGAAGATTTCACTTCAGGAGAGTTCCAAGAAACAATTGATGACAATACAGTAAATAAAAAAGACGTTAAGACTCTAGTTTTCTGTACGGGTAAATTCTACTACGATATTACCGCAGAAAGAGAAAATAACGGAAGAAAAGATGTTGCGGTTGTTCGTATCGAGCAATTGTTCCCATTCCCAGCTGATCAAATCAAAGAAATCATTGCCAAATATCCAAATGCCGACGATTACGTTTGGGCACAGGAAGAACCTAAAAACATGGGAGCTTACAGCTTTATGCTGATGAATTTTGACTTGGTTAAATGGAGATTGGCTTCGTTGAAAGCATATTCTGCTCCTGCATCAGGAAGTTATACACGTTCAAAACGACGCCATGCAGATGCTATCAGAATGGTGTTTGATAAAAATTTATTTAGATAA
- a CDS encoding polyprenyl synthetase family protein, translated as MLPIHEYQEHFLQYLENQKINKEPKNLYEPIDYILGLGGKRMRPVLTLMAAEVFDADYTKALPAATAVEVFHNFSLVHDDIMDDAPLRRGQQTVHEKWNLNAGILSGDAMLILAYQYFEKYEPAVFRDLAKLFSKTAIEVCEGQQWDVDFETRTDVTIPEYLKMIEYKTAVLVAAAMKMGAIIADTSKENADLIYNFGLNLGIAFQLQDDYLDAFGDPETFGKQVGGDIIENKKTYLYLKALEFSTPEKASELEQLFSLQLDENAEKIETAKTIFNESGASKATQEAIESYTFKAFGTLEKMDIDFSKKEMLKAFGENLMGRKV; from the coding sequence ATGCTTCCTATACACGAATATCAAGAACATTTTTTACAGTATTTAGAAAATCAAAAAATCAATAAAGAGCCAAAAAATCTATACGAACCAATTGATTACATTTTAGGGCTTGGCGGTAAACGGATGCGTCCGGTGCTGACTTTAATGGCCGCAGAAGTTTTTGATGCAGATTACACAAAAGCACTTCCGGCGGCTACAGCTGTTGAAGTTTTTCATAATTTTTCGCTGGTACATGATGATATTATGGATGATGCTCCTTTAAGAAGAGGCCAGCAGACTGTTCACGAAAAATGGAATCTTAACGCAGGGATACTTTCCGGAGATGCAATGCTGATTTTGGCTTACCAATATTTTGAAAAATATGAGCCGGCCGTATTTAGGGATCTGGCAAAACTGTTTAGTAAAACGGCTATAGAAGTTTGTGAAGGACAGCAATGGGATGTAGATTTTGAAACCCGTACAGATGTTACCATTCCGGAATATCTTAAAATGATTGAATATAAAACAGCTGTTCTAGTTGCTGCAGCCATGAAAATGGGCGCAATTATTGCAGATACTTCAAAGGAAAATGCTGATTTAATTTATAACTTCGGACTTAATTTGGGAATAGCTTTCCAGCTGCAGGATGATTATCTGGATGCTTTTGGTGATCCGGAAACTTTTGGCAAACAAGTAGGCGGTGATATTATCGAAAACAAGAAAACTTATCTGTATCTGAAAGCATTGGAATTTTCTACACCTGAAAAAGCTTCGGAATTAGAGCAATTATTCAGTCTCCAATTAGATGAAAACGCAGAGAAAATAGAAACTGCAAAAACTATTTTTAATGAATCGGGTGCTTCAAAAGCGACTCAGGAAGCGATAGAGAGTTATACTTTTAAAGCATTTGGAACTTTGGAAAAAATGGACATCGATTTTTCAAAAAAAGAGATGCTGAAGGCTTTTGGCGAAAACCTGATGGGAAGGAAAGTTTAA
- a CDS encoding YceI family protein, translating into MENAWAIDSNESDVIIKSRHSLIGYLPGDKNNLKGHVAIQNDEVEDASIEFSLNVNDKKNVSAEKNKEAKFTDLFDEDEAPLIKFKSTSFQKINKNINFLKGFLTIKNITKVVEFDTEFIGMKNYNGVQKASFEITGNISRKDFGLNYNVLKQNKSLPISKDIKLIANLEFTH; encoded by the coding sequence ATGGAAAATGCATGGGCAATTGATTCAAACGAATCAGACGTTATAATAAAATCTAGACATTCTCTAATTGGCTACCTGCCCGGAGACAAGAACAACTTAAAAGGACATGTTGCCATACAGAACGACGAGGTTGAAGATGCTTCAATAGAATTCTCCCTGAATGTAAATGATAAAAAGAACGTTTCGGCAGAAAAGAATAAAGAAGCAAAATTCACTGATCTTTTTGATGAAGATGAAGCACCGCTGATAAAATTCAAATCGACTTCTTTTCAAAAAATCAACAAGAACATCAATTTCCTGAAAGGTTTTCTGACTATCAAAAACATCACTAAAGTAGTAGAATTTGATACCGAATTTATAGGAATGAAAAACTACAACGGTGTTCAAAAAGCATCTTTCGAAATTACCGGGAACATAAGCCGCAAAGATTTTGGACTTAATTATAATGTCCTTAAACAAAACAAAAGCCTTCCGATAAGCAAAGACATAAAACTCATTGCTAATTTAGAATTCACACATTAA
- a CDS encoding TetR/AcrR family transcriptional regulator: MKEKIISKATELFLKLGFKSVTMDDIAGEMCISKKTIYKYFCNKEILIAESTETVHKTIHESIDSITVKQYNAIKENFEIRKMFKEMFKSGEASPAYQLKKHYPDIYNKVISRELNECSEAFKHNIEKGIREGLYREGLDVNIYVNFYYTLIFSIHGITSSEKEAQRLELEALEYHTRAMATPKGIIELEKQLQNTYI; the protein is encoded by the coding sequence ATGAAAGAGAAAATAATATCAAAAGCTACAGAACTCTTTTTAAAACTTGGTTTTAAAAGTGTCACTATGGATGATATTGCTGGAGAAATGTGCATTTCAAAAAAAACGATTTACAAATATTTCTGCAACAAAGAAATCCTTATCGCCGAAAGTACGGAGACGGTTCATAAAACAATTCATGAAAGCATCGACAGTATCACGGTAAAACAATACAATGCAATAAAAGAAAACTTTGAAATCAGAAAAATGTTCAAGGAAATGTTCAAATCTGGAGAAGCTTCACCCGCCTATCAGTTAAAAAAACATTATCCCGATATCTACAACAAAGTAATATCAAGGGAATTAAACGAATGCAGCGAAGCCTTCAAACACAATATTGAAAAAGGAATCCGAGAGGGACTTTATAGAGAAGGTTTAGATGTTAACATCTACGTTAATTTTTATTACACACTTATTTTCAGCATTCATGGCATTACCAGTTCTGAAAAAGAAGCCCAAAGACTGGAGCTGGAAGCTTTAGAATATCATACTAGAGCCATGGCAACACCGAAGGGGATTATCGAACTAGAGAAACAATTACAAAACACTTATATATAA
- a CDS encoding TolC family protein, whose protein sequence is MKRITLLLLCTIGLTSSAQVKTLTLKDAINYALQNKADAKKAKLDVENSEYKIQEVRSRALPQITANGSLTYNPILQTNVIDGAAFGAPGTTIQASFGQKWTSGAGISLTQAIFDQSVFTGLRAAKSTREFYQINDQLTEEQVIERVANNYYQVYVQRQKLILLDSTYLNTTKVRDIVKGQFDNGLAKKIDFDRIVVKMSNISTQRQQILNAVQLQENALKFYMGMPMETQIEIPQTEFEITPTVLIEAPNTANRTEYLLLKKQEELLVLQKKSIEAEYYPTLSLSAGYNYLGQGPEVPFFAKPADGVYWSDYSSIGLNLRVPIFTGFGTRAKVRQADVQIRSLQEDLKETKLSLDLDYKNANTQIQNSIVTIQNQKENMILATEILKNTKNNYLQGLASLTDLLDSENASIEAQNNYTAAILDYKVAEIALIKSKGQLKTLINN, encoded by the coding sequence ATGAAAAGAATAACCCTACTGCTTTTGTGCACAATTGGCCTGACATCCAGTGCACAGGTAAAAACGCTGACCTTAAAAGACGCAATAAATTATGCGCTGCAAAATAAGGCTGATGCCAAAAAAGCGAAATTAGATGTTGAAAACAGTGAATACAAAATTCAGGAAGTCCGTTCCAGAGCCTTACCGCAGATTACTGCAAACGGAAGTTTAACCTATAATCCAATTTTACAGACCAATGTAATTGACGGAGCTGCTTTTGGCGCGCCGGGAACTACAATTCAAGCTTCTTTTGGACAAAAATGGACATCAGGAGCGGGAATTTCGTTAACACAGGCAATATTTGATCAATCTGTTTTTACAGGTTTGAGAGCTGCAAAATCTACTAGAGAATTTTACCAGATAAACGATCAGTTAACAGAAGAACAAGTTATCGAAAGAGTAGCCAACAACTACTATCAGGTATATGTTCAGCGTCAGAAATTGATTTTATTAGACAGTACTTATCTCAACACTACCAAAGTTCGTGACATCGTAAAAGGTCAATTTGACAATGGTCTTGCTAAAAAAATTGATTTTGACCGTATTGTTGTAAAAATGTCAAACATTAGCACACAGCGTCAGCAAATTTTAAATGCAGTACAACTACAGGAAAATGCATTAAAATTTTATATGGGAATGCCAATGGAAACTCAAATTGAGATTCCGCAGACTGAATTTGAAATTACACCAACAGTTTTGATTGAAGCGCCAAATACAGCTAACAGAACCGAATACTTGCTTTTGAAAAAACAAGAAGAATTATTAGTGCTGCAGAAGAAATCTATAGAAGCCGAATATTATCCAACATTATCATTATCAGCCGGGTATAACTATTTAGGCCAAGGACCAGAAGTACCATTTTTTGCTAAGCCTGCAGATGGCGTTTATTGGTCTGATTACTCATCTATTGGATTAAATTTAAGAGTTCCAATTTTTACAGGATTTGGTACTCGCGCTAAAGTAAGACAAGCTGATGTTCAAATTAGATCCCTACAGGAAGACCTCAAAGAAACAAAGCTTTCGCTTGATTTAGATTATAAAAATGCTAATACTCAAATTCAGAATAGCATTGTTACGATACAAAATCAGAAAGAGAACATGATCTTGGCAACAGAAATTCTTAAAAACACAAAAAACAATTACTTACAAGGTTTGGCATCATTAACCGATTTATTAGACTCGGAAAATGCATCAATTGAAGCGCAAAATAACTATACAGCAGCAATTTTAGATTATAAAGTTGCAGAAATAGCATTAATTAAATCAAAAGGACAACTTAAAACACTTATAAACAACTAA
- a CDS encoding efflux RND transporter periplasmic adaptor subunit, whose translation MKKTILTIIAIAASLGAIGYVLSKNKAENKAKTDIVAEKNAAVSVKTAQVKTENVSLDFVANGNFAPTQELTFSAEKSGKVIKVLVDEGDYVNVGQTLVIVRSDVINVNANTAKAAYDNAKNDYARYENAYQTGGVTKQQLDQAKLQLTNAQANLTQANINVGDTKVKAPIKGFINKRFVEPGTILAGMPPTQMFDIVDVSKLKLKVSVNESQVAGLKIGNTVPVSSSVFPDKSVTGKITFIAPKADESLNFPVEIEITNNANSSIKAGMYGTANFGTKQKQELKVVPRNAFVGSVSSNQIFVVENGIAKLKKVTAGRILGDQVEIINGLSDGETVIVTGQINLQDGNAVEIIK comes from the coding sequence ATGAAAAAGACAATACTTACAATAATCGCAATAGCTGCTTCCTTGGGAGCAATTGGTTATGTTTTATCAAAAAACAAAGCAGAAAATAAAGCTAAAACTGATATTGTTGCCGAAAAAAACGCAGCTGTATCTGTAAAAACAGCACAGGTAAAAACAGAAAATGTTTCATTAGATTTCGTAGCAAATGGAAATTTTGCTCCTACACAGGAACTTACTTTCTCTGCTGAAAAATCGGGAAAAGTAATTAAAGTTTTAGTTGACGAAGGAGACTATGTAAATGTTGGACAAACATTGGTGATCGTTAGAAGCGATGTAATTAATGTTAATGCTAATACCGCAAAAGCAGCTTACGACAATGCTAAAAATGATTATGCAAGATATGAAAATGCTTATCAAACCGGCGGTGTTACAAAACAACAATTGGATCAGGCAAAACTGCAGTTAACAAATGCACAGGCAAACTTAACTCAAGCGAACATCAACGTAGGTGACACGAAAGTAAAAGCACCTATCAAAGGATTCATTAACAAAAGATTTGTTGAACCAGGAACCATTTTAGCAGGAATGCCTCCAACACAAATGTTTGACATTGTGGATGTTTCTAAATTAAAATTAAAAGTGAGCGTGAACGAAAGTCAGGTAGCTGGTTTAAAAATCGGAAATACTGTGCCTGTAAGTTCAAGCGTTTTTCCTGATAAATCTGTCACTGGCAAAATTACTTTTATCGCTCCAAAAGCAGATGAAAGCTTAAACTTCCCTGTTGAAATTGAAATCACAAACAATGCTAACAGCAGCATTAAAGCAGGTATGTATGGAACTGCCAACTTTGGAACCAAACAAAAACAAGAATTGAAAGTAGTTCCTAGAAATGCTTTTGTTGGAAGTGTGAGCAGCAATCAGATTTTTGTGGTTGAAAACGGAATCGCTAAACTTAAAAAAGTAACAGCCGGAAGAATTTTAGGTGACCAAGTTGAAATAATTAACGGATTGTCTGATGGTGAAACTGTTATTGTAACAGGTCAAATCAACTTACAGGATGGTAACGCAGTAGAAATTATAAAATAA